From Acinonyx jubatus isolate Ajub_Pintada_27869175 chromosome B2, VMU_Ajub_asm_v1.0, whole genome shotgun sequence, a single genomic window includes:
- the GJE1 gene encoding putative gap junction epsilon-1 protein yields MSLNYIKNFYEGCVKPPTVIGQFHTLFFGSVRMFFLGVLGFAVYGNEALHFSCDPDKREINLFCYNQFRPITPQVFWALQLVIVLVPGAIFHLYAACKSINQECILQKPVYTVIYILSVLLRISLEVIAFWLQIHLFGFQVKPLYLCDAGSFGEKFTIIKCMVPEHFEKTIFLIAMYTFTVITVVLCVAEIFEIIFRRLCFLIRQ; encoded by the exons ATGTCTCTAAATTACATCAAAAACTTCTATGAAGGATGT GTGAAGCCTCCAACTGTGATTGGTCAATTCCACACCCTATTCTTTGGATCAGTAAGAATGTTCTTCCTTGGTGTGTTAGGCTTTGCGGTCTATGGGAATGAGGCTTTGCACTTCAGTTGTGATCcagacaaaagggaaataaacctCTTCTGTTATAATCAGTTCAGGCCAATCACTCCACAG GTGTTCTGGGCGTTACAACTAGTGATTGTCCTGGTTCCTGGCGCTATTTTCCATCTTTATGCTGCATGTAAAAGCATCAATCAAGAATGCATTCTTCAAAAGCCTGTCTACACTGTGATTTATATCCTCTCTGTTTTATTAAGAATTAGTCTAGAGGTGATAGCATTTTGGCTTCAGATTCACCTCTTTGGTTTCCAAGTTAAACCTCTCTACTTGTGTGATGCTGGATCTTTTGGGGAAAAATTTACTATTATAAAATGCATGGTGCCAGAACACTTTGAGAAGACCATTTTTCTCATTGCAATGTATACATTTACTGTAATTACAGTAGTATTATGTGTTGCTGAAATTTTTGAAATCATATTTAGAAGATTATGCTTTCTAATTAGGCAATGA